GCCCCGCCTATGTGACGAAGATACTCCGCGGAAAAGCCAACTTCACTCTCGAGAGCCTGGCTCGAATCGCTCTCGCGCTGGGCGGGGAGTTCGAGTTTCATTTCTTGCCTCACGATGTGCGCACCCCTCGCTTCAGCTCGGCGGTCAGCGAGCTTTCCGAGCCGACCCTTCGGACGCCTGCGCCCAAGCAGAGGATTCAAAAGCCCCGATCGAAGATCCAGCCCCGCCGCTGAAGAGCCTGCAGCGAACGCTCCGCTGCCGCTCACTCCCACTCCCCGCAGCCGGGGACATGGAACCGCTCCAAAC
This genomic interval from Thermoanaerobaculia bacterium contains the following:
- a CDS encoding helix-turn-helix transcriptional regulator; the encoded protein is MKKTFREWSQEAEADPVYWTERAILRVTEEIFVAMEKRGMQRSELARRLGTSPAYVTKILRGKANFTLESLARIALALGGEFEFHFLPHDVRTPRFSSAVSELSEPTLRTPAPKQRIQKPRSKIQPRR